The following are from one region of the Deltaproteobacteria bacterium HGW-Deltaproteobacteria-6 genome:
- a CDS encoding RNA polymerase subunit sigma-70 — MHNPFQEKNTDDGRDADYILQSLKGDQNALEALILRHQSWVFNIALTMTGDIPLAEDVTQEVLIKVITKLSTYDPQKAAFRTWLYRIVVNHIVNMKENRKESFFSKMMESNDDEMFINNQPDRRKTVRVENERLKEETKASCVLCVLLCLTRKERMVFTLAAVFDVTDKIGAEICEMSRVNFRQSLSRSRKKVYQYFMKNCSLLNENNPCACADQTNYLLKAGIINPERLIVGQNSLGSIQSALGNTIREVEGSYHEFISLFRDRPFLQGPDMVSWLRDLMKSSHYRSLMNWT; from the coding sequence ATGCACAACCCTTTTCAAGAAAAAAACACCGACGATGGACGCGATGCCGACTATATCTTGCAATCGCTGAAGGGTGACCAAAACGCTCTGGAAGCTCTGATTCTTCGTCATCAGTCGTGGGTATTCAACATAGCGCTGACGATGACCGGTGATATTCCACTTGCCGAGGATGTCACGCAGGAAGTCCTGATCAAAGTGATCACAAAATTATCCACTTACGACCCGCAAAAAGCGGCGTTTCGAACCTGGCTGTATCGTATTGTTGTGAATCACATTGTCAATATGAAGGAAAACAGAAAAGAAAGTTTTTTTTCAAAAATGATGGAAAGCAATGACGATGAAATGTTCATCAACAACCAGCCGGATCGCCGAAAAACCGTGAGAGTGGAAAATGAACGATTGAAAGAAGAGACAAAGGCATCCTGCGTCCTTTGCGTGCTCCTGTGCCTGACGAGAAAGGAGCGAATGGTCTTTACCCTGGCGGCCGTCTTTGATGTTACCGACAAAATCGGCGCGGAGATCTGTGAAATGTCGCGGGTGAATTTCCGGCAGTCCCTGTCCCGCTCCCGTAAAAAAGTATATCAATACTTTATGAAGAATTGCAGTCTGCTTAATGAAAATAACCCCTGCGCCTGCGCCGATCAGACCAATTATTTGCTCAAGGCGGGGATCATTAATCCTGAGCGGCTGATTGTTGGACAGAATTCGTTGGGAAGCATCCAAAGCGCATTAGGCAACACGATAAGGGAGGTGGAAGGGTCCTACCATGAATTTATTTCTCTTTTTCGAGACCGGCCTTTTTTGCAGGGACCGGACATGGTTTCATGGCTCAGGGACTTGATGAAAAGCAGTCATTATCGCAGTCTGATGAACTGGACATAA